A single Hippocampus zosterae strain Florida chromosome 17, ASM2543408v3, whole genome shotgun sequence DNA region contains:
- the tbc1d17 gene encoding TBC1 domain family member 17, protein MSDSRMEQNGDEYKLIFEKEGVYLHTNAKKSNQDTSIPGFIRIVERAGVPALEWSPLEDAGRNAPAVLYSKKDGEGGEEDTNFDPGYEPDWAVISTVKRDREPVPFRETGQWSFSLPLSELYSLRRARFSLGRNFLVLTSRGGHPLPPLHFHRGGSRELLRALSRYIVLDQSPVDGRLFLVYPQDPNALSQSFDKLHLFDDGGADLVSRFIHDPYATTFGGFSKVTNFFRDALRPPDSPLHPRDTRNPSSAPQLDEEPGFELITCGVELGPKPVVSRGRPLDEWDVFLDPEGRVTDPERVKELVFRGGITPTLRKEVWKFLLGFYPWNSTHSQREEILRLKTDEYFRMKMQWKSVSEEQEMRNSLLRGYRNLIERDVNRTDRHNTFFSGNDNPGLALLHDVLMTYCMYNFDLGYVQGMSDLLSPLLFVTQNEVESFWCLTGFMEMVHHNFEESQEAMKQQLLQLSVLLKALDPELCDFLDSQDSGSLCFCFRWLLIWFKREFSFEDILILWEVMWTRLPCPNFHLLIACAILQSQRGELIGSDHDFNTILKHINELTMKLDLQSTLRGAEAIYLQLIQCNDLPLKVQEVLGAYVPSSSSSDDDTPNFECGDTRSPPDQSQGTP, encoded by the exons ATGAGCGATTCAAGAATGGAGCAAAACGGCGACGAGTACAAG CTAATATTTGAGAAGGAGGGGGTGTACCTACATACTAATGCCAAGAAGAGCAACCAGGACACCAGCATCCCGGGTTTCATACGCATTGTGGAGCGG GCTGGTGTGCCGGCTTTAGAGTGGAGTCCTCTGGAGGATGCGGGCCGCAACGCTCCTGCTGTGCTTTACTCGAAAAAG GATGGCGAAGGAGGCGAGGAGGACACCAATTTTGACCCCGGCTACGAGCCAGATTGGGCGGTCATCAGCACGGTGAAAAGAGATCGGGAACCTGTCCCCTTCCGAGAAACAG GTCAGTGGTCATTCTCACTGCCTCTGTCGGAGCTTTACTCACTGCGCAGAGCCCGCTTCTCCCTTGGCCGCAACTTCCTTGTGTTGACTAGTAGGGGGGGCCACCCGCTGCCTCCCTTGCACTTCCACCGAGGGGGCAGCCGCGAGCTCCTGCGCGCACTCAGCCGCTACATCGTCCTGGACCA GTCACCGGTGGATGGGCGTCTTTTCCTGGTTTACCCGCAAGACCCTAACGCCCTTTCACAGTCCTTTGACAAACTCCACCTCTTTGACGATGGAGGCGCTGATCTTGTGTCG AGATTCATCCACGATCCCTATGCAACAACATTCGGCGGCTTCTCCAAGGTCACCAACTTCTTCAGGGATGCCCTGAGGCCGCCTGACTCTCCGCTGCATCCGCGCGACACCCGCAATCCGAGCTCAGCCCCGCAGCTGGATGAGGAGCCCGGCTTTGAGCTCATCACATGC GGTGTTGAGCTCGGCCCAAAGCCAGTCGTCAGCAGAGGGCGCCCTCTGGACGAGTGGGATGTCTTTCTGGACCCCGAGGGGCGGGTCACGGACCCCGAGCGTGTCAAAGAACTTGTCTTTCGGGGG GGGATCACACCAACGCTCAGGAAGGAAGTGTGGAAGTTCCTACTGGGCTTTTATCCATGGAACAGCACCCACAGCCAACGAGAGGAGATCTTACGCCTCAAGAC agATGAGTACTTTCGGATGAAGATGCAGTGGAAGTCCGTCAGCGAGGAGCAGGAGATGAGGAACTCGCTTCTCAGGGGCTACCGCAATCTGATTG AACGTGACGTGAACAGGACTGACCGACACAACACGTTTTTCTCCGGCAACGACAATCCAGGCCTGGCGCTGCTGCACGACGTGCTGATGACTTACTGCATGTACAACTTTGACCTTG GTTACGTGCAGGGGATGAGCGACCTGCTGTCTCCTCTGCTGTTTGTCACGCAGAACGAAGTGGAGTCCTTCTGGTGCCTCACCGGATTCATGGAGATGGTG CACCACAACTTTGAGGAGTCCCAGGAGGCCATGAAGCAGCAGCTCCTTCAGCTCAGCGTCCTGCTGAAAGCTCTGGACCCGGAGCTCTGCGACTTTCTGG ATTCCCAGGACAGTGGTTCGCTTTGCTTCTGTTTCCGCTGGCTGCTCATCTGGTTCAAAAGAGAGTTCTCCTTTGAGGACATTCTCATATTGTGGGAG GTTATGTGGACTCGTCTTCCCTGCCCCAACTTCCACCTTTTGATTGCTTGCGCCATTCTGCAGTCACAGCGAGGCGAGCTGATTGGCTCAGACCACGACTTCAACACTATTCTCAAG CACATTAATGAGCTGACTATGAAGTTGGACCTACAGAGCACTCTGCGAGGAGCAGAGGCCATCTACCTGCAGCTGATCCAGTGCAAT GATTTGCCACTCAAGGTCCAGGAGGTCTTGGGTGCATACGTGCCATCCAGCTCCTCGTCCGATGACGACACCCCCAACTTTGAGTGCGGCGACACGCGGTCTCCCCCTgaccaatcacaaggcactCCCTAA
- the nucb1 gene encoding nucleobindin-1 isoform X2, with amino-acid sequence MRVEGAWVLLLLAISVSSVPIDRKEVHQEVKDEEQVESMDTGLYYDRYLREVIEVLETDPHFREKLQTANTEDIKNGRLSKELDLVSHNVRTRLDELKRQEVSRLRMLLKAKLDSTNTQSLQMDHASLLKQFEHLDPNNQNAFEAKDLELLISTATKDLENYDAERHEEFKRYEMLKEHERREYLKGLDQEKREKEEQRMQELKNKHREHPKVNAPGSVAQLREVWEETDRLDPKEFNPKTFFKLHDTNEDGVLDEQELEALFTKELEKVYDPKNEEDDMMEMEEERLRMREHVMKNVDTNKDRLVSLDEFLKSTERKEFNTPKEWETLDAKPAYTEEELQRFEAELRDKEEELKRKEDTLRQEQELLKERGKALEAQRREYQQAVLEMSQRQKDQAAAEGQPPAGPQGELQFRPPQHEDKGKVAVVENVEDALVQNNLPAEPPQNLPTHT; translated from the exons ATGAGGGTGGAAGGTGCCTGGGTGCTGCTGCTTCTCGCCATCTCTGTGTCATCAGTGCCCATCGACCGCAAAGAGGTCCACCAGGAAGTCAAAGATGAAGAACAAGTGGAGAGCatg GACACGGGTCTGTACTACGACCGATACCTCCGAGAGGTGATTGAGGTCCTGGAGACAGACCCTCACTTCCGGGAGAAACTGCAGACGGCAAACACGGAGGACATAAAAAATGGCCGCCTTAGCAAAGAGCTGGATCTTGTCAGCCACAACGTTAGGACGCGTCTGGACGAACTGAAGCGGCAGGAGGTGTCGCGGCTCCGGATGCTGCTCAAGGCCAAGCTAGACAGCACCAACACTCAAA GCCTGCAGATGGACCACGCCTCCCTGCTCAAGCAGTTTGAACATCTGGACCCGAACAACCAGAATGCCTTTGAGGCCAAAGACCTGGAGCTGCTTATTTCCACG GCCACCAAAGACCTGGAAAACTACGACGCTGAGCGGCATGAGGAGTTCAAGCGCTATGAGATGTTGAAAGAGCACGAAAGGCGCGAGTACCTGAAGGGTCTGGACCAGGAGAAGCGGGAGAAGGAAGAGCAGCGCATGCAGGAGCTGAAGAACAAACACCGAGAGCACCCCAAAGTCAACGCTCCT GGCAGTGTGGCTCAGCTTAGGGAAGTTTGGGAAGAGACCGACAGACTGGACCCCAAAGAGTTCAACCCCAAGACCTTCTTCAAGCTGCACG ACACCAACGAGGACGGTGTTCTGGATGAGCAGGAGCTGGAGGCGCTTTTTACCAAAGAG CTGGAGAAAGTGTACGACCCCAAGAACGAGGAGGACGACATGatggagatggaggaggagCGGCTGAGGATGAGGGAGCACGTCATGAAGAAC GTGGACACCAACAAAGATCGACTGGTCAGCCTGGACGAATTTCTCAAGTCCACAGAGAGGAAGGAGTTCAACACTCCCAAAGAATGGGAG ACTCTGGACGCCAAGCCAGCCTATACCGAggaggaactgcagcgctttgaGGCGGAGCTCCGTGACAAGGAAGAGGAGCTGAAGAGGAAGGAGGACACGCTACGGCAGGAGCAGGAGCTGCTGAAGGAGCGAGGAAAAGCTTTGGAGGCCCAGAGGAGGGAATACCAGCAG GCCGTGCTGGAGATGTCGCAAAGGCAGAAGGACCAGGCAGCAGCTGAAGGACAGCCGCCGGCCGGCCCTCAAGGGGAACTTCAGTTCCGGCCTCCACAACATGAAGATAAAG GAAAAGTTGCTGTCGTGGAAAACGTTGAAGATGCCCTTGTGCAGAATAATCTTCCCGCCGAACCGCCGCAGAACCTGCCCACGCACACCTGA
- the nucb1 gene encoding nucleobindin-1 isoform X1, producing the protein MRVEGAWVLLLLAISVSSVPIDRKEVHQEVKDEEQVESMDTGLYYDRYLREVIEVLETDPHFREKLQTANTEDIKNGRLSKELDLVSHNVRTRLDELKRQEVSRLRMLLKAKLDSTNTQSLQMDHASLLKQFEHLDPNNQNAFEAKDLELLISTATKDLENYDAERHEEFKRYEMLKEHERREYLKGLDQEKREKEEQRMQELKNKHREHPKVNAPGSVAQLREVWEETDRLDPKEFNPKTFFKLHDTNEDGVLDEQELEALFTKELEKVYDPKNEEDDMMEMEEERLRMREHVMKNVDTNKDRLVSLDEFLKSTERKEFNTPKEWETLDAKPAYTEEELQRFEAELRDKEEELKRKEDTLRQEQELLKERGKALEAQRREYQQAVLEMSQRQKDQAAAEGQPPAGPQGELQFRPPQHEDKAGKVAVVENVEDALVQNNLPAEPPQNLPTHT; encoded by the exons ATGAGGGTGGAAGGTGCCTGGGTGCTGCTGCTTCTCGCCATCTCTGTGTCATCAGTGCCCATCGACCGCAAAGAGGTCCACCAGGAAGTCAAAGATGAAGAACAAGTGGAGAGCatg GACACGGGTCTGTACTACGACCGATACCTCCGAGAGGTGATTGAGGTCCTGGAGACAGACCCTCACTTCCGGGAGAAACTGCAGACGGCAAACACGGAGGACATAAAAAATGGCCGCCTTAGCAAAGAGCTGGATCTTGTCAGCCACAACGTTAGGACGCGTCTGGACGAACTGAAGCGGCAGGAGGTGTCGCGGCTCCGGATGCTGCTCAAGGCCAAGCTAGACAGCACCAACACTCAAA GCCTGCAGATGGACCACGCCTCCCTGCTCAAGCAGTTTGAACATCTGGACCCGAACAACCAGAATGCCTTTGAGGCCAAAGACCTGGAGCTGCTTATTTCCACG GCCACCAAAGACCTGGAAAACTACGACGCTGAGCGGCATGAGGAGTTCAAGCGCTATGAGATGTTGAAAGAGCACGAAAGGCGCGAGTACCTGAAGGGTCTGGACCAGGAGAAGCGGGAGAAGGAAGAGCAGCGCATGCAGGAGCTGAAGAACAAACACCGAGAGCACCCCAAAGTCAACGCTCCT GGCAGTGTGGCTCAGCTTAGGGAAGTTTGGGAAGAGACCGACAGACTGGACCCCAAAGAGTTCAACCCCAAGACCTTCTTCAAGCTGCACG ACACCAACGAGGACGGTGTTCTGGATGAGCAGGAGCTGGAGGCGCTTTTTACCAAAGAG CTGGAGAAAGTGTACGACCCCAAGAACGAGGAGGACGACATGatggagatggaggaggagCGGCTGAGGATGAGGGAGCACGTCATGAAGAAC GTGGACACCAACAAAGATCGACTGGTCAGCCTGGACGAATTTCTCAAGTCCACAGAGAGGAAGGAGTTCAACACTCCCAAAGAATGGGAG ACTCTGGACGCCAAGCCAGCCTATACCGAggaggaactgcagcgctttgaGGCGGAGCTCCGTGACAAGGAAGAGGAGCTGAAGAGGAAGGAGGACACGCTACGGCAGGAGCAGGAGCTGCTGAAGGAGCGAGGAAAAGCTTTGGAGGCCCAGAGGAGGGAATACCAGCAG GCCGTGCTGGAGATGTCGCAAAGGCAGAAGGACCAGGCAGCAGCTGAAGGACAGCCGCCGGCCGGCCCTCAAGGGGAACTTCAGTTCCGGCCTCCACAACATGAAGATAAAG CAGGAAAAGTTGCTGTCGTGGAAAACGTTGAAGATGCCCTTGTGCAGAATAATCTTCCCGCCGAACCGCCGCAGAACCTGCCCACGCACACCTGA
- the ccndx gene encoding cyclin Dx produces the protein MQTDDRGVSLWCEETEEDYQSQSTKRASESRGLGVPLRAAWDPSVSGRRVIQRLLHVEERYAPTQLYVTLIQQEPERREELAKWTLEVCYDCGCDEAVFPLSVSLMDRFLSVTLSTPASPYCLAAACVLIASKLSECDNITSDALCAAAEYNFLPANLREMERVVLATLRWDTAAVTPQDFLPHFLASLEERSVQDSATLRRHSDTLAAMCACDSRFLGAPPSLVAAASLNCAMRGLGDRGRSRLHLLSLTLAELCQADLVVLQYYSDMIERTLRQRLNSGPADKGDELEDERAGTPTDMREIDF, from the exons ATGCAGACGGATGACAGAGGTGTGTCATTGTGGTGCGAGGAAACAGAAGAGGACTACCAAAGTCAGAGCACCAAGAGAGCATCGGAGTCGAGAGGCCTCGGGGTTCCACTGCGAGCCGCCTGGGACCCATCTGTGTCGGGGAGGCGTGTGATCCAGAGGCTGCTTCACGTGGAGGAACGATACGCGCCCACGCAGCTCTACGTTACTCTAATTCAGCAGGAGCCCGAAAGACGCGAGGAGCTGGCCAAGTGGACACTGGAG GTGTGCTACGATTGCGGCTGCGACGAGGCCGTGTTCCCTCTATCCGTTTCCCTGATGGACAGGTTCCTGTCGGTGACGTTATCCACGCCCGCCTCGCCGTATTGCCTGGCGGCAGCCTGCGTGCTCATTGCCTCAAAACTGAGCGAGTGTGACAACATCACCTCGGATGCTCTCTGCGCCGCCGCCGAGTACAACTTCCTGCCCGCCAATCTTCGG GAAATGGAGCGGGTAGTCCTGGCCACCCTGCGCTGGGACACGGCGGCCGTGACGCCCCAGGACTTCTTGCCGCACTTCCTGGCCTCGCTTGAGGAGAGAAGCGTGCAGGACAGCGCCACCTTGAGGCGACACAGCGACACGCTGGCAGCCATGTGCGCGTGCGACTCGCGCTTCCTCGGGGCGCCGCCCTCCCTGGTTGCTGCCGCTTCTCTCAACTGCGCTATGCGGGGCCTGGGAGACAGGGGGCGCTCTCGGCTCCACCTGCTCAGCTTGACGCTGGCCGAGCTGTGCCAGGCTGACCTG GTGGTGCTGCAGTACTACAGTGATATGATCGAGCGCACCCTCCGACAGCGCCTCAACAGCGGGCCGGCAGACAAAGGCGACGAGCTCGAAGACGAAAGAGCCGGCACACCCACCGACATGAGAGAAATCGATTTTTAA